GCACGGATGACCAACACAGACTTGACAGACGCCATTTTGGAAGGGGCATATGCTTTCAATACCCTCTTCCAAGGTGCCAAGATTACCGGTGCGGATTTCACCGATGTCTTGATGCGAGAAGATGCACAAAACCTGCTCTGTCAGGTAGCAAAAGGTATCAACTCCAAGACAGGGCGAGCGACCCGTGAGACTTTGGACTGCCCTTAGTGAACTTGGTGACAAAATCTTCAAGATAAAAGCCTTCTCACATTGAGAAGGCTTTTATAAGCAAAAAATTCCTAGTAATTAACTAAACGATGAAATCAAAATTAGCTGCCGTTAGATTGATGCTACTTGTTGAGAAACCATCTAGCTGAGCTAGGGTAACTTGGTCAGATGTGCTGCCAAAATTGCCGTCTGCATCGTAAAGGAAAGAACCGCTACTCAAGTCGAAGGCAAAGCGTACATTGTTGAAATTCGCATTATTCAGATTATTGCGAATGTCAACCAAAATCGTATTGGCAGTATTGATGGCGCTTGTCACACTGCTGGTAATTGGATCCGAAGTGGGTAATGGAGCACCAATAAAGCCAGAACTTTGAATTGCAAGGATATCCTGGGTACGAAATAACTGTACGAGGTCACCACTTCTTGCCAGACTCGTAAAAATGAGCTTGTCCGTAGCAGTGTCATTACCAAAATTGACAATAGTTGATCCTCCAAAACTGGTGAGTGTGTCGCTCCCTATTGTTCCGTCAAGGAAAGGTGCTTTCCCCTGGCCGACAATTTTGGCGACATTTAGTGCCTCAGTGGTTGATGCACCCGCCTCGAGAGTAGAGAAGATGCCATTTTGTCCAAACTCAGGATTGTAAGGAGTGTTAGACAAAATCAAACTATCTGTGTAGGCATTTGCTAGGGCAACCTTCTGAGTCAAAATTGCTGCATCACTTCCGATCGCTCCATCTAGAATTTGAGTGACAATTTCTCCTACTCGCCCTTGAATTGGAGAATTTCGGAGTTCTTTAAAACGCTGTAGGAAGAAACTAGCGCCTACTGGATCAACGTCTCGATTAAAAACATTTCGAAAAACGCTATTTATGAAGGATGCAATTGCCTCATCAGAAGCAGCATTAGGATTAGCTAAAATAGGGTATAAAGCTTGAGCTTCAGGTAGATTTGCAAAATCACGGCTTGCTCGACCAATATCTGAGCTAGTAATTAAACGACTAACCCAGAACTGTTGCCCGCCAGCATCAGCAGCTCGATTGTAGTAGCCAATGTAAAGTCGTTGGGCTTGGATTGATGCCTGATCAGGGTTGGGCTTGCCAGAGAGTGGTGTCAGTCCATTACGCCATGCACCTAGCTGACTATCTGTAGCAGCTAACTCTGCAACTAAGTCCTGATAGTCACGAAAGTCTAGGCTTGTGCCCGGGTTGCCTGTGCCTGGGTTACCTGTGCCTGGGTTACCTGTGCCTGGGTTACCTGTGCCTGGGTTACCTGTGCCTGGGTTACCTGTGCCTGGGTTACCTGTGCCTGGGTTACCTGTGCCTGGGTTACCTGTGCCCGGGTTGCCTGTGCCCGGGTTGCCTGTGCCCGGGTTGCCTGTGCCTGGGTTGCCTGTGCCTGGGTTGCCTGTGCCTGGGTTGCCTGTGCCCGGGTTACCTGTGCCCGGGTTGCCTGTGCCTGGGTTACCTGTGCCCGGGTTACCTGTGCCTGGGTTGCCTGTGCCTGGGTTGCCTGTGCCCGGGGTACTTGTTCCTGGGGAGAGTACGCCACCAACTACACCGAGGACATCAGGGACAACACCAGTATTTGGGTTACCGTCTAGAGCACCGTTAACTGTACCTGTGACTGTATTAACGACACCGGGTAGGAGACCGTTGCCAGTATTTGGGTTGCCTGTGCCCGGGGTACTTGTTCCTGGGGAGAGTACGCCACCAACTACACCGAGGACATCAGGGACAACACCAGTATTTGGGTTACCGTCTAGAGCACCGTTAACTGTACCTGTGACTGTATTAACGACACCGGGTAGGAGACCGTTGCCAGTATTTGGGTTGCCTGTGCCCGGGGTACTTGTTCCTGGGGAGAGTACGCCACCAACTACACCGAGGACATCAGGGACAACACCAGTATTTGGGTTACCGTCTAGAGCACCGTTAACTGTACCTGTGACTGTATTAACGACACCGGGTAAGAGACCGTTGCGACCTGAACCGCCTGTAACAGTGTTTAGCAAACTCATGAGTTAGTCCTTCTAACCTACGGAAAGTTGAGCCTTTGGTAGGAATACGGACAACTGAGTTGAATGGATGCATTTTATCTAGACCTGAAAAGTCATAAGTTGTGTAGTAGGGTCATGGTCAGTATCTCCTAGGCTACGACAGTTAATCGCTCCAAAAGAGATACGTTCATCCTGGTTCAGTGGATGCATGTAATCCCAATCCCAAGCTTGTGAATGATTGACCGATTGAAGACTGGGAGAGCCAGAACTCATCAGGACTAGTTGTGGCAGCTATTACCTTAATCGGGACAGTGCTAATACAGGGAGAGTGTGTTGTAGTGAAGGCGACAAG
The sequence above is a segment of the Synechococcus elongatus PCC 11801 genome. Coding sequences within it:
- a CDS encoding beta strand repeat-containing protein, whose amino-acid sequence is MSLLNTVTGGSGRNGLLPGVVNTVTGTVNGALDGNPNTGVVPDVLGVVGGVLSPGTSTPGTGNPNTGNGLLPGVVNTVTGTVNGALDGNPNTGVVPDVLGVVGGVLSPGTSTPGTGNPNTGNGLLPGVVNTVTGTVNGALDGNPNTGVVPDVLGVVGGVLSPGTSTPGTGNPGTGNPGTGNPGTGNPGTGNPGTGNPGTGNPGTGNPGTGNPGTGNPGTGNPGTGNPGTGNPGTGNPGTGNPGTGNPGTGNPGTGNPGTGNPGTGNPGTGNPGTSLDFRDYQDLVAELAATDSQLGAWRNGLTPLSGKPNPDQASIQAQRLYIGYYNRAADAGGQQFWVSRLITSSDIGRASRDFANLPEAQALYPILANPNAASDEAIASFINSVFRNVFNRDVDPVGASFFLQRFKELRNSPIQGRVGEIVTQILDGAIGSDAAILTQKVALANAYTDSLILSNTPYNPEFGQNGIFSTLEAGASTTEALNVAKIVGQGKAPFLDGTIGSDTLTSFGGSTIVNFGNDTATDKLIFTSLARSGDLVQLFRTQDILAIQSSGFIGAPLPTSDPITSSVTSAINTANTILVDIRNNLNNANFNNVRFAFDLSSGSFLYDADGNFGSTSDQVTLAQLDGFSTSSINLTAANFDFIV